From the genome of Nicotiana sylvestris chromosome 2, ASM39365v2, whole genome shotgun sequence, one region includes:
- the LOC104232226 gene encoding F-box/FBD/LRR-repeat protein At1g13570-like — protein MVLDSITIEVFERKWTEYIARFLASSSSSFSIIFILTFIYPNLNHFPYNPNPNMMPPVEKKICSRTLPIDILSNLPDDVLDDILMRMPLPDVVRTSILSKKWRYKWKKPYKLPASFFNCVHLRHLSLEDCHISHPQAFIGFDRLIFLKLYNITISYTLLGSLISHCPLLEQLVLLLPDNFNGVIEIIAPKLKSLDFTGRVWFISLKIVPLLEQVSLAFRGGFFLESKPHYTRVLESFCTVEHLHLDNHSLKVDNSDVPIALDNIDLEGSFGETTFNNLSIIMIRSIRGTNLHMQLLKLLLEKSPALTRIIIEALTYEDYEILKSVIEHSEFRCASPDAEVVFNYYYIYVFFDNSGTLHVLDNSGTCHVLTIL, from the exons ATGGTCCTTGATAGCATTACTATTGAAGTTTTTGAGAGAAAATGGACAGAATATATTGCAAG GTTTCTtgcttcctcctcttcttctttttccataaTCTTTATCTTAACTTTCATTTATCCTAATCTTAATCATTTTCCCTATAATCCTAATCCTAATATGATGCCTCCAGTTGAAAAAAAGATTTGCAGTCGAACTTTACCTATCGATATACTAAGCAACCTTCCTGATGATGTTCTTGATGATATTCTTATGCGTATGCCTTTACCAGATGTTGTTAGAACAAGCATCTTATCAAAGAAATGGAGATATAAATG GAAGAAACCATACAAATTGCCTGCTTCATTTTTCAATTGTGTGCATTTGAGGCATCTATCTCTTGAAGATTGTCATATATCACATCCACAAGCCTTCATAGGTTTTGATAGGTTAATTTTCCTTAAGCTATACAATATTACAATCTCGTACACATTGCTTGGAAGCTTAATCTCTCATTGCCCGTTGCTCGAGCAATTGGTGCTTCTGCTCCCAGATAATTTCAATGGTGTCATTGAAATTATTGCCCCCAAATTGAAGTCCCTTGACTTCACAGGCAGAGTATGGTTTATCAGTTTAAAAATTGTTCCTCTTCTGGAACAAGTATCGCTTGCTTTTAGGGGAGGCTTTTTCCTGGAATCAAAACCTCACTATACTAGGGTTCTTGAGTCTTTTTGTACggtggaacatctccatttggaTAACCATAGTCTCAAG GTGGATAATAGTGATGTACCTATAGCACTGGATAATATTGATTTGGAAGGAAGTTTTGGAGAAACGACATTCAACAACCTCAGTATAATTATGATTAGGAGCATTCGAGGGACAAATCTTCACATGCAACTATTGAAGCTTCTTCTGGAAAAGTCTCCGGCTCTTACGAGAATCATAATCGAGGCATTGACGTATGAAGATTATGAAATTCTCAAATCAGTAATTGAGCATTCAGAATTTAGGTGTGCATCACCTGACGCAGAAGTTGTATTTAACTACTACTACATTTATGTTTTTTTTGACAATTCTGGTACATTGCATGTTTTGGACAATTCTGGTACATGTCATGTTTTGACAATTCTGTAA
- the LOC104232225 gene encoding protein FAR1-RELATED SEQUENCE 8-like, translating into MENEFTEEDFIVGPISGMRFRDKDTLFAFYKEHARLRGFSVIKRNSNKIGGDTARYITYCCDWTRIRKIKFTTKSNNCKAMLAAVLDDFGCWRISKVVHDQNHDLLPSVSRLMAGHMSACDSLKRDLVAHDRSGIRPSKNIRLAEVQHGGPQNLGFTPKDCRNYILKSRNFEMKEGDAQSLLNFFHEIQVKDREFFYSINVDNIGRLRNVVWVHSHCKAAYEQFHDAICFDTTYLVNRYNMPCASFVDINHHRQSILLGCALMSHEDIDSYIVFRTWLDAMGNVQRDAIITDQCQSIKAAIAE; encoded by the coding sequence ATGGAGAATGAATTCACTGAAGAGGATTTTATTGTAGGTCCAATATCTGGAATGCGATTTAGAGATAAAGATACTTTGTTTGCATTCTACAAAGAACATGCACGACTGAGAGGATTCTCCGTCATCAAAAGAAATTCCAACAAGATAGGTGGTGACACTGCCAGGTATATAACCTACTGTTGTGATTGGACTAGAATTCGCAAAATCAAGTTTACCACCAAGAGTAACAATTGTAAAGCTATGCTAGCTGCTGTTTTGGATGATTTTGGTTGTTGGCGCATCTCTAAGGTCGTTCACGATCAAAATCATGACTTGCTCCCATCCGTATCGCGCCTGATGGCTGGACATATGTCTGCTTGTGATTCTTTGAAGAGAGATCTTGTAGCTCACGATCGATCTGGCATTAGACCCTCCAAGAATATTAGACTTGCTGAGGTTCAACATGGTGGACCGCAAAATTTGGGTTTCACTCCAAAGGATTGTAGAAATTATATTTTGAAGAgtaggaattttgaaatgaaagaagGGGACGCACAGTCGCTGCTCAACTTTTTTCATGAAATCCAGGTAAAGGATAGAGAGTTTTTCTATTCAATCAACGTTGATAATATTGGTAGGCTGCGAAACGTGGTATGGGTGCATTCACACTGTAAGGCAGCGTATGAGCAATTCCATGATGCGATATGCTTTGATACAACGTACCTTGTGAATCGATATAATATGCCATGTGCTTCATTTGTTGACATCAATCACCATAGACAGTCCATCTTACTAGGATGTGCTCTCATGTCTCATGAAGATATCGATAGTTacatagtttttagaacttggcTTGATGCCATGGGAAATGTTCAACGAGATGCGATCATAACCGATCAGTGTCAGAGCATTAAGGCAGCCATTGCTGAATGA